AGACGTGATCCGAGAcaagactcttcttcttcatataCTATACTCTCTGCATTCCAAATTCAATCGATATAGCTCGCCCCGCCCCCGCCCGCCCCCCTCCCGCTGTTAAATACACATGCGTATGTTCATATTAGGCTTATTCTGACCTGATATTACGATTCAGCGTAAAAATTTGAGTTAGatgtgtaattttcattttttgaagtttggTAATACTTGCGTTAAGTtggattttcaaaagaatcatttgttcatttaaatttttctagttCATCCGCCTTTATTTGTACATCATGTTTACCCATCTATTTTATAGTTTCGTACTATGGGAACTAGCAAATTTGCCGCTTTTTCTAGCTTTTTTTgctaaaaataaactaaacgCCACATGGTTGGCatttgaacagaaaaaaataactggcCTAGGGTCATTCCATGACAACTCGAATATTCCCGTcacacaaaaattaatttccacctttttttactGTTGGTTCTTCttgttattaatttattattattcttgttATCTGAAAATCCAGCACGATAAAGACATGTGTGAATCGTCAGAAATACATGGTACTGAATAACTCCCTATCATGCTTCAATATCtgaaacattatttttcagaatgaaaAACCTGGTCGTCTATGAAGTGGAGCTAGACAAAATCAATTGTCAACTAAAGAAACTAACGGAGTTATAGCACAGAGTCTATTAAAAAGTTTACCTTAGGTTAGTGTAGAAGAAACACGTTGAAATTCCAAAGCTCAAACTACCTTTATAAACTGACAgctgataataataataataataataataatatattgcaTTTCTATGAGGCGCACTTTTACATAAGCACAGATGATCAAAGGAGCCTTTTGGCTACGCAATACAgaaaaagtgagttttaagtgCAGTACGGAAGCGAGGAAGAGAAGAGGCTGAGCGAACAGACACACAGAGTTTGTTCCAAACAGTGGGTGCATAAATAGAAAATGCGCTATTGCCGTAAGATTTCACATGAACCGAAGGCGGAACAAGATCATAAAGAGCGGAGGGGACAACGGAGGACCTCAGAACACGACCACCTCGACCGTCGAGTACACGGCGAGATATTAGGCTGGACAAGTAGAAGGGAGCACAACGATTTAGGCAGCGGTTCGTCAGCACCGCGATCTTGAATTCAACCCGATAAGGGACTGGCAGTCAGTGAAGCTCCCGCAGATGAGGGGTCATGGCATCGCGACGTCGGGCTCCGGTGACGACTCGAGCAGCTGCATACAAGACCTTCTTTATAGGTTCCAACCGAGATGACGGGAGTCCGGAGAGAAGAGAATTCCCATAGTCAATGTGAGACAGGACAAATGCGGAGACCAGTTGGACGACAGCCGATCGTGAGATTTGAGATTGCAATCCTGCGCAGGTGGAATAAGGGACTTCTACACGTCTTGGTGATCTGCTGATACATAGTCAAGTGCTTATCAATGGTGACCCCAAGGTTTCGAACAAAATCGGACGGAGTGATGGACGCATCACCAATGGCAAGAGGAAAATCAGCAGGTTTACATCGGCTGGTCTTCGAGTACACGACGATCGCATCAGACTTTGAGTCATTGAACTTTATCCGATTTTCTGCCATCCACTGCTTAGTTTCACCAACGCAGGCGGAGAGTGTGGAGAAAGCCCGACGCTACTCGGAGTAGTCAGGGGTAAGGGGGAATGAAACATACTTCTGGTCGTCGTCGGCATAGTAGTGATCCGTCACACCGTGCTTCAGCGAAATGGAATGGATAGGGCTGTtatacagagtaaaaaggaCGGGGCCGAGTACAGATCCTTGGGGCACGCCGAATGAAAGATAAACAGCAGCAGAAGTTACTCCAGAGAGTTGGAACAGATTGACAGCGATCGTAAAGATATGACCGAAACCAGGTAAGGACAGAGCCAGATATGCCGAATCGACACGTTAGTCTCCTCAATAGAATTGAGTGGTCAATGGTATCAAAGGCTGCGCTCTGGTCCAGCAGGGCCAAAACAGCCGCATCACCACTATCCACACTCAGCAAGAGATCATTGACAACCTTAAGCAATGCCGTCTCCGTTGAATGATTCGGCCTGTATGCCGACTGGACAGGGACGTAGAGGTCACTGGCCAGTAAGTGACTTGATAGTTGCTTGGCAACCACACGCTCGACCAGTTTCGATAGGAAAGAGAGCAGAGATACAGGTCGATAGTTATTAAGATCATCCACACAGTGTTGTGTCTTGGTGCGATTTAAGGATCGCCACTGTATTAAAACGACACACGGGGAATCAACACGAAAATGTAAATGAGACGGACATGAAAGTAGAACTTGTTCGCATCAGAACGCGAGCCCGAATGGCCGCCTCAGCCACCACGCTCGCCGCTCCTCTAGCGGCGTTTCTTTGCGCCAGCACAATCACACATACACACTTGACAGACATGATCAACACAAATACACAACAACCCTTCCCGAGCCGCCGCTCTCCGGTGATGGTCGATCGTCATCGAATGGCGGCGCCGGACGCAAAGTGGGTCcaaggtaataaaaaaaaaataaatgaaggcGACAAAGATATATGGGTAATGTCGCTTACGCCGACGGGATTGGAGGATAGTGGGAACATAACATGGATATAATAGCGGGGAAGAATACATTCTTCACATGCcaaattaaacagaaataataaCTCGCGGCTTGCGTGTGCGGGTGCTTCTGCGAGGTGACGCTGCCGATGGGGCCGGTAATGGTCGCTGCCCAGTAGACGTAGAATCGGGATCGCCTGCCGCCGTTTCGCCTCCATCATCGCCCGGGGAAGATGATTCCGCCTCCTCCGCCGATGTCGCTGGAACCAACAAGCGGAGGAATCGCCTGTTTCTCCATAAAACGCTGCCGCTCGCAAATTTTATGCGATACGAGTGGTATCGCCCGATCGCCACTATTACGCCAGCACGGTCCCATAACTTTGTGTCCGGGTCTTGCACTCTCACCGACGCACCGATGGATAGCGGATGGAGAGGGCGCGTCCGGGCGTCGTAACGAAATCGGACCGCGGCATCAGCTGCCGCCTGGATCTCCCGTGCTGCTATCGCTTCTTTCCATTGACTCGCGTACGATGACCGGTGGGCTGGTAGGATGGAACAAAGTTGATGACCAAATACTATTTGAGCCGGCGATAAACCACTTTCATGCGGCATATTACGGAACTCTAGGAGGCCGGTGAGGAAGGCTTCCGATGATAAGTCGCCTGACGGTGCGAGCTTTGCCACCAACTCCTTTACCGCCTTCACCGCCGCCTCCGCGTGCCCGTTGCTTTGGGGATAATGTGGCGACGAATTGCCCCATTCGACCCCCCACCGCTTCAGAGCCTCCAGGAAAATTCCGGCGCTGAATTGGGGTCCACCATCCGATCGGAAGCGCATCGGCACGCCCAGTTCCACGAAATTATTTACGACGGCTTGCACCACTTCACGTGCAGTCGGATCGCGTCGCCACTGATGAACCACCGGCCAACCGGATAGCCTGTCGGCGTACACCAGCACATGCAGCGACCCGTGCTGAAATAGATCTGCCGACACGTCTTGGAAAACGTACGTTGGTGGCGGGTCGGACATCATCGGCTCCTGGCAATGGCTCGGCAAACGCTCCTGGCATATAGCGCATCGCTCGATGAGCATGGTCACGTCATTGGTGATTCCAGGCCAGTAGATAGTCTGCTGGGCACGCCTTTTTGTCCTGACAATGCCCTGGTGAGCCGCATGCAGCCTGTTCAACATGTCCTTGCGTGCCGCCATAGGTACGACGATTCTTGATCCGTATAGGACGATTCCGTTATCCACCGATAAATGGTTGCGAATCGACCAGAATTGCCGAATGTGATCGGGGGTGCGCGCACGGTCGACAGCAAATCCGGATTCCACGGCGGCCACAAGATCGACGTAATGGGGGTCCGCTGACGCCGTCGCTCGCAAATTTTCACATAAACTATCCGTCAAATGGCTCGATAAATCCGACTCGTCAGGTGGGCTGCAAATGCTGCTGATGTCTTGAAGAGTGATGCGACGCACAGAATACGCCAACTCCGCTCAGACGCATTCATCGTCCGCCGCCGGATCATTCACCGGCGCTCGCGATAACGCATCAGGAATAGCGTGGTCCTTCCCCTTTCGCCATACCGTTGTGAATGCGTATGGGGAGAGACGCTCCTTCAGGCGCTGGATCTTGGGATTGTCGATAGCGTCCAATGTGTATCGATCCAATATAGCCACCAATGCTTGATGATCAACCACCAATGTAAAATTGGGCAATCCGGATAAATAAAGTCGGCACTTCCGGATTTCCCATTCCACCGCCGCCAACTCAAGTTCCACCACTGCATATCTCGACTCCGTATCCGAGCACCAGCGTGAGTTAGCGTCCACCAGCTTCCAGGAATCGCCATGGCGTTGTAGCGCATATCCCATGCCGTGTTTGCGCGATGCATCGACCTGGATTGTTGTCTCACGCATAGGGTCGAAATGCACCAACACTGGCGGAGAGACAAGGGCCAGCTTTACAGCCTCGAAAGACCGATCATGATCCTCGGTCCATACGAAAGGGTTGCGTGTGCTGAGCAGGGGACGAAGGGGACTCTTTGCCGCCGCCACTTCGGTAGAAAAGCCGGCCAATTGCTCGACCAATCCCATGAAAGACCGTAGCTCAGATACGTTGGTTGGCTTGGGAAAATGTGACAGcgcttttaatttttcttcctcgaTGGTGATGCCACCGTGCCGGATGTCATATCCGACCCAAGAAATGCGGGGTTGAGCAAACCGAAATTTCTCCTTGCTGAAGGTGATTCCTGCCGTCCGCGCTGCCTGCAATACTGCACATACTCCCGCGACGTGAGCTGGGAATGTCCGGTCAAATCGCAGCAAGTCGTCCACCACTCTCACGGTGTAAGACAACGCTGCAAACGCGACATCCGCTCGCCGATTGTACTCGTCCCCGGAACAACATAATCCCATGGACACGCGAAGGAATTTGTAGCGACCCCAGGGGGTCATAAACGTAGTGAGATGTTGGCAGGAGGGATGGAGGGGTATCTGATAATACCCGTTGGCCGCATCGAAGCTGGTGAAGTATCGGCTTTCACTATCCACTTCCGCTACCGCGTCGCGTGGTGTACGCGTTGGATGGGTAGGGCGTAACACGAACTTGTTTAGACGTGTATGATCCACACATATACgaatttttccagtttttgcaTTCCGAATGACGACTAATGGAGCGGCCCACTCCGACGCCTCACTGACTGGAATGATCACTTTTTTCGCCACTAGGTCATCGAGCACACGTTTCACGTCAGCGCGATCCCCGAAAGCAATAGGTCGCGCACCATTAACATAAAATGGGACTGCATCGTCGCGGAGCTGAATTACCATGTCCGGGCCTGTCATTTGGCGTAACCCCTCTTCCTGGTCAAAAACCACTTCAAACTCGGCGCTGATAGCCGCCTCGATGGTCGAAATCTGCTCCGCGGTAGGCTCCATAGGGATGTAAATATCCTTGAGAAATGTCCCACCCGATGAAGGTGAAGTTGAATCACGTGGTGGACTTTCCTCCGGCGACGACAACGTTACCGAACGCACTCGAGACAGCGGCTTCGGGTATTGTCGATGCAGAATATTTAATTCAACGCAATCCAACCGGCATAAGAGCATGCCGCGAATCTCCGGGCAGAACACAATCGTGATATGAGCGCTCCGATCTCCATACCGGACGTGAATGTCGCGCTGTCCAATCGATAACAACGGAGAGGATCTGTCGGCCATCACTAAGTCAAAAGACGAAGCTGCCAGATCCTTTTCAGATAGGCCTAAAGATGCCATAACATCACGGCCGCCGACACTGACCTCAGCGCCTGGATCGGGAATAACGTCACTGATTTGAGCACCGACACTGCCATCGTCACAAATCACGTTCAACACTATGGTCGGAGAACAGCGCCGTCGATGAGTATCCTGGACATTTCCGATGGTGATGTGAGCCATTTTGGATTTAGCTCCGCCGCCCATTCCTCCGTTTGCGCCGAACTTCCCTTTGTCACGATTGGGGCATCTGGGAGAGAAATGATCTGGCTTTCCACACGCATGGCAATTTCTGCCCATCGCCGGACATGTCGCACCATTCACATGAGCCGAGCGGCCACACGCGCCGCACTCATTCGATGACCGATTGTCAACCTTGCCGTTCTTGGGATGAATAGCTGCAACACCTGATTGCCCACTAAGAGTGCGCTCGTTCGCACGGGCCGACTCTTCACTGCGGCAGATGTTGACCGCCACCTGCAAACAGGGGAAAGGACTGATGGCCAatagtttcttcttcgtctcagCATCGCGCGTCCCGGCAATGATACGAGTCACCAATCGCGTTTCAGAACACGCACCACATAAATCTGCCGCTTCTGCTAGACGGCGCAGGCCGATGTAAAAATCATCGAAAGATTCTGATGGACCTTGACGACGTTCTTCAAACGCCACTCGGTCGAGTGCCACATTGCGTTTCGCACGGATGTAATCCGCGATGAGGTCGAGAACTTGGTCGGGGGTCGTAACGGTTGCGGGTGTGATCCCCAGTGCCACTTCTACCACCTGTTGCATCGTGGAGTCGAGGGTTATGCGAAAAGCGGCCATCTGTTCCGTGACCGGATAGGTGAGAAGCTGGTTCAACTCCGCAAAATCGTTCCACCGATTTCTCCAAGAACGCAGTAACGAAATAGTGATGTCACCGTGAAGTTTATCCATTCCAGATGGATCGAGCCGCCGCCTTGGATGTGGAACCGCATGCCCAGCAACGCCACCAACAACACCGCCTCCGCCGGCACCACCACCGACACCGCTGCTACCGGCGCCACCACCACTAGCGCCACCGCTGCCTCCACCACTAGCGCCACCGCTGCCTCCACCAGTAGCGCCACCACCTGCGCCGCCGCCAACACCTCCACCAGCGCCACCACCTGCGCCGCCGCCAACACCTCCACCAGCGCCACCACCGGCTGTGAGAAAAGCTTGAAGTTGAGCCGTCAAGGTCGTCAGCTGGGCTGCGATGGTCGTCTGGCCTTGTTCTATGGCGTCGATGCGAGCGTCATTAGCCGTAATGGCGGCCGTCGCCGCATTGGCCGCAGCCAACGCATCAGCCGCCGTTGTCATGCTGACCGGGATCGAAATGCGGGGGGAAGTAGGTGAAAGCCGATGTTTGGACGAGCGAAGAAAATATGGAGTGTTCATCAAGTTAACAAGTCAAAAAGGGGATGCACATGAACCGCGTGTCACTGAAAAACGACGGTATATATAATCTGAGATGCCGAAAATATCTCACACAAAAAATGTCTGCACGACTTCTATTCGATTGCCAGAGAAACCACTGAGACGCGCCCAACCACACGTATGCCTCGGGGAAACGGAGCACAAAACTAAAATGGCGGCGCCCACCGACACACTGAACACGTGAGGGCCAACGATGGGACGACAGCAAACGAAAAATCACAAAGTCGAAACTGAGGAAAAGGTTATGCCAACTGCGCCATGTTGTGTCTTGGTGCGATTTAAGGATCGCCACTGTATTAAAACGACACTTGGGGAATCAACACGAAAATGTAAATGAGACGGACATGAAAGTAGAACTTGTTCGCATCAGAACGCGAGCCCGAATGGCCGCCTCAGCCACCACGCTCGCCGCTTCTCTAGCGGCGTTTCTTTGCGCCAGCACAATCACACATACACACTTGACAGACATGATCAACACaaatacacaacacacagagGCTCGGTTTCTTCAGTAGAGGAGAGACAAAAGCAAGTTTCATTTCACCAGGCAAAATACCGGAGGAGAGCGACAGATTAACAATAGAAGCAATAGAAACAGCAAGTACATCCGCAAATTTCTTTAGAAGAGAGGTGGGAATCGGATCACGAGAGGAGGATTTGGAAGGACATTCTTTAATGAGAGCAGCAATTTCACACACCGAGACACATTCAAACGAAGAGAAAGAGGGGATGTCAATGGACACATCAGCATCAGCAGTGGCAGTGGCAGAGGAGCAAGAAGCAACGTCGTCAAGGCTGGCCCTGATATCGGTCACCTTCTTCAGAAAGTGATCACTGAAACGGCTGACAAGATCAGGAAGGGAGTCGTGGCGAGGAAGCTGAAGACCCGGCTTCTTAAGGAGAAACTAGTCGACGATATTGAAAAGTGACTTTTTTCCCTCAGCCTCCGCGATCTTTTCGTTGAGGAACGACGACTTCTCTTTCTTGAGCAGATGGCGTTTTTCCTTTAACAGGTTACGGACGTTCTCCCTGTCAATCTCGAGTGCTAGACCCTTTTTCTTCCGATTTCTCCATCGACGTTCCGATACTCTGCACTTTCTTCTGATAGCCAAGACATCTGTAGACACCCAAGGATTTGCCGGCCGGACAGTTATCACCTTCGAACGCTCAGGCGCATGTTTGTCGAGTAGCAGCGAAAGGTCGGCATTGTATTGTTCAAGCAGTATGTTGAGGTCATCAGATGGATCagtaaaaagagagagactgagCAAATCAGACATGAAGCAGTCGGCATCAATGGGTCTAGCTCACGATACGTAATTCTTTTCTGTGGGCGCACAGGCCAATGGGCACGAATGAGCGTATGAATGGCAAAGTGATCTTATATTAAAGCAGATACCATGCATTCACAGATGACGTTGTTGGAGAAACGTGAGATAACAAGATCGAGATTGTGGCCATCAAGATGAGTGATGCCTCGGATGTGTTGGGAGAGGCCAAAAGAGTCAAGAAGGGTGAGAAACTTACAGGCAGTGGAGTTTCCCGCAACGTCGACGTGAATGTTGAAATTGCCAACAATTAGCAACTTGCCGCTAGATACCACGAGCAATTGAAGAAAGCCGGAGAAATCCGACAGGAATTGGCCGTCGCTGCATTTCGTAGACTGAGAAGGGGGGCGATAGACGATAACGAGACGGATGCAGGTAGAATTGCACTGGAGAAGCACCATCAAGTACTCAAATGATGTGGCAGTGTATCCAAAGGAGACAACATGGGTCCGATAAGATTCACGGTAGATGAGAGttactcctcctcctctccttcCACCCAGTCTGGCGGAGTGAACGGCGCTGAACTCAGTGGGGCAGATGTTCAGCAGGTCATCGTCGCCGTGGCGCTCGGTGAGCCAGGTCTCAGTGACGGCAAGCAGATCCAGATCATAAGTAATTAGATGATGAGTGATGACGTCAACCCTCTTGAGTAGGGATCTTGCGTTAACGAGAGCAAAGGGCACGAATTTCTTCGCCGCTCTTGCCCTCCTCGCCGCCTTGCCAGCTCTGACACCGCGCTTACCCGGGCGTTTGACTCAAGAGTTGTAAACAACACCCAGGCCCATACCCGGTTCACGCGAGATGCCAAGATTGCGTATGATATAAAGTACAGCATCATCGAGTTTTATCTGACTAGAATTGGACGGTCGAAGAGAGAAGAGGCTTCGCCGAGTATATGCCTCAGGCACTTTAGGTAAGTGACAGGTACATTGGGTatggaacaacaacaccagcGAAATACCGAAATATTTAGCAAGTGGGGGGGCAGAACCACAGCTAGATAGATTAAAACAGGATCACGACGAATTAACCTCACCAGAAATGTAAAGCACACGAAACTAGAAGCACTTTTCCACGTataaacaagacaaaaagtcGAGAGCCGAAATCGCCGCAGCCACTAACGGCGCAGGCGAGCAGACgaatggtccttcgaaccggttTCAGGAACTAAAACCGAAAactaatacattttcatttttctcattctcTAGTGGGACTCCCGGACTGTACCTGTGACAACCAGGAGGCGCAGTGGGCAGCAGCCATCGATCTAGTGCGTGAGTCGGCAAAGTGTTTTGTAGAGGCCCGGGACACCAAAACGTGCTGGGAACTACTGGCAAAACTTTTCGAACTCCCGTTCTTTGAGCTGCTCAAGCTCACGGCCTCGTACTCTCTGCAAGTGCGTCCAGGCAGAGAGGCGGCAGCAGCCAAAGCTCGGCTGATCCAGGACTTACCTCCGGAGGTCCAACAAAAGTTGAGAGTGTGTGAGGAGACTCTTAAAGAACACTCAGACCTAGTAGACTCTCACAAGGCGGCTTCAAAGCTCGCGGCCAAATATAAGCTCCTGATCTTCCAAGAAGCAGAGTTCGCGGTCAAAGAGGCGAAACTTGAACGGGAACGCCAAGCGCTTAATATCAAGCGTCGCAGGACCGAGGCCGAGGCTGACGCTGTCCAATCCAACACCACAACTAACCGGCTGGAAATCCCACGAGCCCACGCAGAGGTAAGTGGTTTTACACGGCAGATCTCCGCCGAGAGTTGGTTACGAGCAGACAGGAACTACTCAGAGGAGCGTACATCAAGGATCTGCAACCTCTCAAAGTGCAGTGGGGGTCCGGGtgttgatttcaaatattattctcACACTGTTGCCTAAACCTATTTGTGTTGCGGAAACCCACAA
The window above is part of the Daphnia pulex isolate KAP4 chromosome 3, ASM2113471v1 genome. Proteins encoded here:
- the LOC124189960 gene encoding uncharacterized protein LOC124189960, which encodes MTTAADALAAANAATAAITANDARIDAIEQGQTTIAAQLTTLTAQLQAFLTAGGGAGGGVGGGAGGGAGGGVGGGAGGGATGGGSGGASGGGSGGASGGGAGSSGVGGGAGGGGVVGGVAGHAVPHPRRRLDPSGMDKLHGDITISLLRSWRNRWNDFAELNQLLTYPVTEQMAAFRITLDSTMQQVVEVALGITPATVTTPDQVLDLIADYIRAKRNVALDRVAFEERRQGPSESFDDFYIGLRRLAEAADLCGACSETRLVTRIIAGTRDAETKKKLLAISPFPCLQVAVNICRSEESARANERTLSGQSGVAAIHPKNGKVDNRSSNECGACGRSAHVNGATCPAMGRNCHACGKPDHFSPRCPNRDKGKFGANGGMGGGAKSKMAHITIGNVQDTHRRRCSPTIVLNVICDDGSVGAQISDVIPDPGAEVSVGGRDVMASLGLSEKDLAASSFDLVMADRSSPLLSIGQRDIHVRYGDRSAHITIVFCPEIRGMLLCRLDCVELNILHRQYPKPLSRVRSVTLSSPEESPPRDSTSPSSGGTFLKDIYIPMEPTAEQISTIEAAISAEFEVVFDQEEGLRQMTGPDMVIQLRDDAVPFYVNGARPIAFGDRADVKRVLDDLVAKKVIIPVSEASEWAAPLVVIRNAKTGKIRICVDHTRLNKFVLRPTHPTRTPRDAVAEVDSESRYFTSFDAANGYYQIPLHPSCQHLTTFMTPWGRYKFLRVSMGLCCSGDEYNRRADVAFAALSYTVRVVDDLLRFDRTFPAHVAGVCAVLQAARTAGITFSKEKFRFAQPRISWVGYDIRHGGITIEEEKLKALSHFPKPTNVSELRSFMGLVEQLAGFSTEVAAAKSPLRPLLSTRNPFVWTEDHDRSFEAVKLALVSPPVLVHFDPMRETTIQVDASRKHGMGYALQRHGDSWKLVDANSRWCSDTESRYAVVELELAAVEWEIRKCRLYLSGLPNFTLVVDHQALVAILDRYTLDAIDNPKIQRLKERLSPYAFTTVWRKGKDHAIPDALSRAPVNDPAADDECV